The Aedes aegypti strain LVP_AGWG chromosome 3, AaegL5.0 Primary Assembly, whole genome shotgun sequence genome contains a region encoding:
- the LOC110679150 gene encoding uncharacterized protein LOC110679150 yields the protein MEYADVEFLELGEFIDLSPPDFDTEATEASPDVSPPAAAGKRQKKRRRTDFFSSEDKKQLAAAVKGRPEIWDLSNRDHYNNGAIDRAWREIAKQLNRTCDMCKTAWISLRESHRYRKKIVQKKSGSEGGEPLPGRCLNLRTVSARF from the exons ATGGAGTACGCCGATGTGGAATTCTTGGAGCTAGGGGAGTTTATCGATTTGTCCCCACCGGACTTTGATACGGAAGCCACAGAAGCTTCTCCTGATGTTTCTCCTCCCGCGGCTGCCGGGAAACGccagaagaagagaagaaggaCGGATTTCTTCTCTTCTGAGGATAAGAAACAGCTGGCTGCAGCTGTGAAGGGTCGCCCAGAAATCTGGGACCTTTCTAATCGAGACCATTACAACAATGGTGCGATCGATCGGGCCTGGAGGGAGATTGCGAAGCAGCTCAACCGAACCT gCGACATGTGCAAAACGGCGTGGATCTCACTTCGCGAGAGCCATCGGTACAGGAAGAAAATTGTCCAGAAGAAATCCGGTAGCGAAGGGGGAGAGCCACTTCCAGGCCGATGTTTGAATTTACGTACTGTTTCAGCACGTTTCTAA